A single genomic interval of Hoplias malabaricus isolate fHopMal1 chromosome 7, fHopMal1.hap1, whole genome shotgun sequence harbors:
- the LOC136702147 gene encoding claudin-20, with the protein MPSSTMQMLAFVLALLGVLGATVATLLPNWKVSADVGSNIMTAISQMQGLWMDCTWYSTGVFSCTLKYSVLALPAYLQTARTTMVLSCMLATLGLCLAALGLKCTHWGGSHRSKGHTAIAAGACFVIAGVLCLVPASWFTNEVITTFLDSKVPQSSKYEPGGAVYVAFVSAGFFLAGGVIFCLSCPRKRNGPLDSGSSHPDKPLRQQVQTANDHKRKQHREQQSQTEPQEQQHKEDVTHQEKLQADEMRPDQHKPEKSQLEQAQQYYSPSRKRLQDAKAVYSFQDYV; encoded by the coding sequence ATGCCTTCGTCCACCATGCAGATGCTCGCCTTCGTCCTGGCGCTGCTGGGGGTTCTGGGCGCCACCGTGGCCACTCTGCTGCCCAACTGGAAGGTGAGTGCTGATGTGGGTTCCAACATCATGACGGCAATCTCGCAGATGCAAGGGCTCTGGATGGACTGCACTTGGTACAGTACTGGAGTCTTCAGCTGTACCCTCAAATATTCCGTCCTCGCCTTGCCTGCGTATCTCCAGACTGCTCGAACCACCATGGTCCTCTCTTGCATGCTGGCCACTCTGGGACTCTGTCTGGCCGCTCTGGGGCTCAAATGCACCCACTGGGGGGGGAGTCACCGATCTAAAGGACACACAGCCATAGCTGCAGGGGCTTGCTTCGTCATTGCCGGAGTTCTGTGCCTCGTCCCTGCGTCCTGGTTCACCAATGAAGTTATCACCACTTTCCTGGACTCCAAAGTGCCCCAGAGCAGCAAGTACGAGCCAGGGGGAGCTGTTTATGTGGCGTTTGTTTCTGCGGGCTTCTTCTTAGCCGGAGGCGTGATCTTCTGCCTGTCGTGCCCGAGAAAAAGGAACGGTCCACTGGACTCCGGTTCGTCCCACCCAGACAAGCCATTACGGCAGCAGGTGCAGACGGCCAATGACCATAAAAGGAAACAGCACCGTGAACAGCAAAGCCAGACGGAACCACAAGAGCAGCAGCACAAAGAGGACGTGACGCATCAGGAGAAGCTCCAGGCGGATGAGATGAGGCCGGATCAGCACAAGCCAGAAAAGTCCCAACTGGAGCAGGCGCAGCAGTACTACTCTCCGTCCAGAAAGCGACTGCAGGACGCCAAGGCCGTCTACAGCTTTCAGGACTATGTGTAA